Part of the Oryzias melastigma strain HK-1 linkage group LG24, ASM292280v2, whole genome shotgun sequence genome, GCTCATATCAGGTAAACTTTAAATCTCaaagcagcagatttacttacTTTAGCCTCATGTGTCAAGAATTTTCTTTTATGGATGACAATATGATATTtaataaagtaacattttaaggCATAATTAGTAGTAAAATGCTCATTAAAATGCTGCATGATTTCAAGGGGGAAACAAAAGTCGTCTCTAAAATGTGGACATGTTACACATCTTCCACACAATGATCCCACCCAGACTACAGATTCTCTCAGAGCAGTTCTGAAATATTAATACATTATCataacatttagaaacaaatactgtaatgatcttctttctaatgttaagaaaaatatcaccaATCTGCTTCAGTTGGTTCAAAACTCGACTGGACGCCTTTTAACCAGGACCAGAAGGAAGGAgagttttaattgattttataaatTGTTATAACAAATGATTCAATTTATCAtgattgtatttgtgtgttgagtttgtttctatttggtttgtatgtttaatatttacctgctatttttatctttctattattcatttattgttgAAAACACTTTAAGTTAGTAACAAGAAAAGTATTAAACCagtaaagttgaatttgaatgtaTTCACAGACAGCTGGACCCACTCCCtgatttttattacttttcttaGTTATTGTTGCAAAACACTTATAGTAAAcacaatttgatgaaaatgagtTCATTAGTATCATTCTTTTAATAAGCGACATGACTTGTTCAGATCTGAGATTTCAGTTGAAATATAGACGTGTCTACAGAGTGAACCCTCAGAGTTACTCATCGTGGTCAAAGGATcgctcagtgagtttctgtgtttgatcaGACACACAAAAATAGAGGGAACATTGAACCCTAATAAATACTGTTGCATTCTAATCAGATTGATTAATATACACAAGATCTCTGTATTCTGAGTATTTTCTGTTCAATTCCAGCGTGAACAAAGTCATATTTTGTGTGCAAGTTTGCGGTCTTGGAGGTGAAGCTCTTGAGAAGCGAGCTAAAGACGATGAGAGACGAGCTGTCTGATCTCTTTGGGAGGAAACATCAGGAAGTAGAGACTCTTAGAGACTGACTTTCACAAGTGGACCAGAACCAATCTGCCACTTTGCCCAATTGAGCAGAGTGCTCCTGACCTTTGAACTTGACTGGCCTAAATTGCCATCATTCCGGCCTATATTGAATTTCGCCTCAAAGACAGACCAGCGAAGGACTCAGCCAGCAGTATAAAAACAACTGCTGGCGCCTGAACCAATCTTATCTTATCTGAtcggacccccccccccccgccgATGGTGCTGCTCTTAACTATATCAAAACAAGTTTGCTTCTACAGAGTGTAAACGGCAGCTGATGTTCAGATTAGAAATCCTTATGGAAACACCAGAACCACACCAGCAGAACCCTGTTCCAGAAAGCAGAGTATGTTACATACCCGGATAAGTTTAAGGGTAAGTTAGTTCATATCCTCCACTTTCTCCTTCTCAGTTAGAGTATTTAAGATGGTTCATGGTTGGGTCTTCCAACGTTCAGTAATTGAGATATAAAGTGTCCCTCCTCCTTTCCACTGATGAGCTTTTTTCATGCTGGTTGGAGGTTTGTCGTCATGctggtgtgtgtttttttttcaaacacacataGGGGTTACAACACAATAAAAGGTTGTGAGATCAGCAGGAAGACCAATCACTGACACTCCGTTCAACCAGCAAGCAGCTCAAAGAATCAACCAAGACACAGATGATGATGAAAGCCTCTGTCGCCGTGGTGACCTTCTTCATACTCTTCTCATCCGTCCTGACATCTGAGCGTGAGTCGACTGCGTTCAAATTCTCTCAAAACATCTGATAAGGAAAATCTCGAGTTcggttaaaactttttttttcatcgttGGTCCAGCTGCCTTTGAGCCACATACATGCTGCTTTAACTTCTACCAGAAAAAGATACCTGCTCATGTGGTGCAGAGCTTCAGACACACGGACGAGCAGTGTGTCATGAGAGGTGTTATGTAAGTGTTTATTCCATCTCTTCCTTCCAAATATAATCAAGAATTGGTCAGATTCCTTCAATTACAATGTTTGAATTGATTATAAAATGgatcacaaaatacaaaaagtagttaaaattgaaaattatatttaccAATATTTTTAAGTAGACTGTATTAAAAATTACGTATGTTTGATGAAATTGAGCAACTTTCTCTTTTATTCTTTCAGTATTAAGATGACAAATAACAAAGACATCTGTGTTGACCCGTCCTCAGAGTGGGTGAAGAAACTCGTGAATGTCCCCCAGTGAAGCCCATCTCCACTTTGACCCAGAATTCATAGTTACTGGATTTATAAACCTTCAAAGATATCAGAGAAGACACAGCTAGAAAATTTAAGGGCTGCTTTATATTAACAGCTAAAGAAAACGCTCATCAAATATATTGCAAAATATATTCTGCTGCTTTGACACAGTTTGTTTTATCATAAATCTGCTGAAGAAGTAAATAGTTACTCAAACCTGCAAATgtacgaaagaaaaaaaaacaaaactatattttcacttttttgtattcttgggaattcattttctccatctttccttttaatgaatcaaatttcaaaactgcTTTAGATTCTGACTGATTAAATActaaaacaattgttaaaataaatggaaacttTTGACaacaaataattgtttgtgttttcattttggttGATTCTTGAttccaattgtttttttcatgtaataaaGATTACAGCCACCAGGTGTCACTGTTTCTCACTCCAGAAAGGATTTTCAGATTAAATTGagtaaactacaaaaaaatataaaatgttcatgaatACACTATATATTAACATCAGTTCATGTCATAAAAGCCTCATCATTCCATGAAAGCATTAAAGTAGATGAGATACATTAATGCTGCTTCTGCAAGTCTAAATAAACTCAGAAGTGTTACAGTTAATATATTTAGAATGAATATTTATGCTCCATCAAATGATCACGAAcattgatggttaaaaaaatgttttttgttgttgctattTTTGTAATGCTATGcacaaaaatcacacaaaatttcttaattttcttctcaAAGCTTCAGAATGACCACAGAAAGTCGGCTCCTCACAGGTTTCTAATCGCTACTATCTGTAATATTAGAGATGCAGTTTGAATGTCAGAACTATTTTAAGGTTGTTGTCTTGTTTAGTTTGCCCACCTCATGGGTTCATGTGTTTATCTCCTTCAATCAGCCAAGAACTTTGTGGTGTGTTGCTTTTTGTTCACTACAAGATCAAGATAAAAACTTTCTCATGCATTGGGCGAATTTGTGCAAcacgaaaaaaaaatccacagaattCAACAGCAGCTGACAGCATTTAAGAACCATTAAAATAATGGAAAACTTGaacttttaatgcaaattttttttgcactttgtcCCTCCAGAGAAACACCAATAATGTTTAGATCTGGTGTCCAGcagcaacttcctgttttcagtcCAACAATATATCCCAGGAAAATCTTAATTTATAGATCAGTGTGTGAACCAGCATCTCCAGGTAGAAGATGGCAGATCAGAATGAGGGTTGAAGACCTTCATTACTTCCAGCAGGGATCAGTTCCTTTCATGATTTAGGACAAACTCCTGGTAAAGCATCAGCTCTGTATCTGGTTGCTGCAAAAAACTGAGAGAAACTGATGTTCAGATTAGAAATTCTTATGGAAACACCAGAACCACACCAGCAGAACCCTGTTCCAGAAAGCAGAGTATGTTACATACCCGGGTAAGTTTAAGGGTAAGTTAGTTCATATCCTCCACTTTCTCCTTCTCAGGTAGAGTAGTTAAGACGGGTCATGGTTGGGTCTTCCAACGTTCAGTAATTGAGATTAAAAGTGTCCCTCCTCCTTTCCACTGATGAGCTTTTTTCATGCTGGTTGGAGGTTTGTTGTCatcaaacttgtgttttttttcaacacaataaAAGGTTGTGAGATCAGCAGGAAGACCAATCACTGACACTCTGTTCAACCAGCAAGCAGCTCAAAGAATCAACCATGACACAGATGATGATGAAAGCCTCTGTCGCCGTGGTGACCTTCTTCCTACTCTTCTCATCCGTCCTGACATCTGCACGTGAGTCGACCGTATTCAAATTTCTCTCAGAACATCTGATTAGGAAATTCTGATGAGTTCAGTtaccacttttgttttttctccatcGCTGGTCCAGCTAGTTACCAGCCACAAACATGCTGCTCAAGCTACTACAAGAAAAAGATACCTGCTCATGTGATGCAGAGCTTCAGATACACAGGCATGCATTGTGGCAATAGAGCTGTTATGTAAGTGTTTATTCTGTCTCTTTGTTTCAAATATAATCAAGAACTCGTCAGATTCACTCAATTACAATGTttgaatttattagaaaattcatctaaaatacaaaatgtggTTAAATTTGAAatagtaaaaactgaaaattatatttaacaacattttcaagTAGACTGTATTAAAAATTAAGTATGTTTAATGAAATTGaggaactttttctttatttcttacaGTATTACGATGACAAATAACAAAGAAATCTGTGTTGACCCGTCCATGGAGTGGGTGAAGAAACTAGTGAATGACGTCCAGTAATGCACATCGTTACTTTGATCAAAAATTCTGCTGATTCCTCAGTTACAATGtttgaattcattaaaaaatatattccaaaatacaaaaacttgtTGAATTTGAAACAGCaaagcaataaaatataatgtatttcaatattttcaaatcattaaatttgacttttccTGATACACCGGCAATTCCAACCCTGACAGTGAACAGCCCCAGCCTCCAGCGCCCATGCCCCAACCGACAGAGCCTCGGCCCCAGCCACCACCGCCCCGGCCCGAACCGACAGCACCCCGGCCCCAACCGACAGAGCCTCGGCCCCAGCCACCAGCGCACCGGCCCCGACAGACAACGCCCCGGCCCCAACCGACAGCGCCCCGGCCCCAACCGACAGCGCCCCGGCCCCAACAGACAGCGCCCCGGCCCCAACCGACAGCCCCCCGGCCCCAACCGCCAGCGCCCCGGTCCCAGCCACCAGCCGCCCTGGTCCCAGCCACCAGCATCCCAGTCCCGGCCAACACTGACCCGGCCGCGACAGACAGCACCCCAGTCCCGGCCACCAGCGTCCTGGCCCCGGCAGCCAACGCCTCCAGTCTCGGTCTTCAGAGTCCATGGACCCGACAACCAACGCCCTCTTCTCCAGTTGCCAGCGTCCGGTCCATGTCGACAGCGTCTCCTGTCCCAACAACCAACACCTTCGGCCATCCACACCAGAGTACTCAGAAACAGATGAATGGGAAGAGATCAAACGATCTCTTGACTTCATGTCAGGTGAGCTGTCAAAGCTAACGTCCCAACAGGAGAAACCGTTTGAGCTAATAGAGGAATTTAAAGGACTAAAGGGAATG contains:
- the LOC112157904 gene encoding eotaxin-like — encoded protein: MMMKASVAVVTFFILFSSVLTSEPAFEPHTCCFNFYQKKIPAHVVQSFRHTDEQCVMRGVIIKMTNNKDICVDPSSEWVKKLVNVPQ
- the LOC112158139 gene encoding extensin-like → MPQPTEPRPQPPPPRPEPTAPRPQPTEPRPQPPAHRPRQTTPRPQPTAPRPQPTAPRPQQTAPRPQPTAPRPQPPAPRSQPPAALVPATSIPVPANTDPAATDSTPVPATSVLAPAANASSLGLQSPWTRQPTPSSPVASVRSMSTASPVPTTNTFGHPHQSTQKQMNGKRSNDLLTSCQFWDED